A stretch of DNA from Paenibacillus sp. FSL W8-0186:
TCGTATTAGCGAATCACAACAACATAGTTTTCAGGCAGCTGCGGTGGTTTCAAATTTTCAAGTGGATGAAGCAGTTGGAATCGAAGAATTTCTATGCGTCCAAAGTATTGGATTATATGGAGGAGATCGGATTGGAAGATAATCGGCAGTTCACACCAGTTGACGTATATGCTATTCAAAATATGAATCGGCTACAACGCATGATGGACGAGTGTATGGATGGAGTAGTAGACGGTGTGATGACCAAATATTTCGGTAAGGCAATTCAGCAAAGCAACCGTCATACTCAGTTAAAGTACATGGAACGGTACGTTAAAGCTAGCGAGCAGGAGGGTCGAGCCACCGAGGTGGTTGTTGGTTTTTACTTAACAGATGACGATTACCCCATTGTTTCCGTTGCTTATGAATTCTGTGAAGGACGCTGCCCAAACTTTCCTAAAGTTGTGGCTGCCATGCACAATTTTATTGCTACACATTCGGACTGGAAGACTTTCGATCTGAACACTGATGTAGAATGGAAAGGGATCTCCTGTGACCGTAGGCTAGTCGATTTTCTTCATCATGAGGATCACATCAACGAAATTCAAAAGTTTTTCCTGGAGAAATTAAATGAGCTTCATGATATCAAAGTTAAAAATCCAGACTTACACTGGAAATAACTGTTTGAAAAGAAGAGTTAAAGGACTTGGAGGAAAATATGAACATTACC
This window harbors:
- a CDS encoding PD-(D/E)XK nuclease family protein — encoded protein: MIDFLGKVLEIPVQEAEHSSITTQVTFPALPHHQMDSRPDMVIRFYEGYKPYVLFVESKLGSPEGTDQLSRYADHLGVLTNQGMKCYLIYLTQHSDEKDASLVLANHNNIVFRQLRWFQIFKWMKQLESKNFYASKVLDYMEEIGLEDNRQFTPVDVYAIQNMNRLQRMMDECMDGVVDGVMTKYFGKAIQQSNRHTQLKYMERYVKASEQEGRATEVVVGFYLTDDDYPIVSVAYEFCEGRCPNFPKVVAAMHNFIATHSDWKTFDLNTDVEWKGISCDRRLVDFLHHEDHINEIQKFFLEKLNELHDIKVKNPDLHWK